In a single window of the Jaculus jaculus isolate mJacJac1 chromosome 9, mJacJac1.mat.Y.cur, whole genome shotgun sequence genome:
- the Kcnj2 gene encoding inward rectifier potassium channel 2, giving the protein MGSVRTNRYSIVSSEEDGMKLATMAVANGFGNGKSKVHTRQQCRSRFVKKDGHCNVQFINVGEKGQRYLADIFTTCVDIRWRWMLVIFCLAFVLSWLFFGCVFWLIALLHGDLEASKESKACVSEVNSFTAAFLFSIETQTTIGYGFRCVTDECPIAVFMVVFQSIVGCIIDAFIIGAVMAKMAKPKKRNETLVFSHNAVIAMRDGKLCLMWRVGNLRKSHLVEAHVRAQLLKSRITSEGEYIPLDQIDINVGFDSGIDRIFLVSPITIVHEIDEDSPLYDLSKQDIDNADFEIVVILEGMVEATAMTTQCRSSYLANEILWGHRYEPVLFEEKHYYKVDYSRFHKTYEVPNTPLCSARDLAEKKYILSNANSFCYENEVALTSKEEDSDNGVPESTSTDSPPDIDLHNQASVPLEPRPLRRESEI; this is encoded by the coding sequence ATGGGCAGTGTGCGAACCAACCGCTATAGCATCGTCTCTTCGGAGGAAGATGGCATGAAGTTGGCCACTATGGCAGTGGCCAACGGCTTTGGGAATGGGAAGAGTAAAGTCCACACACGTCAACAGTGCAGGAGCCGCTTTGTGAAGAAAGATGGGCACTGCAATGTCCAGTTCATCAATGTGGGCGAGAAGGGACAGCGGTACCTAGCGGACATCTTTACCACCTGCGTGGACATTCGCTGGCGATGGATGCTGGTGATCTTCTGTCTGGCGTTCGTGCTCTCCTGGCTGTTCTTCGGCTGTGTGTTTTGGTTGATAGCTCTGCTCCACGGGGATCTGGAGGCATCTAAGGAGAGTAAAGCCTGTGTGTCGGAGGTCAACAGCTTCACGGCTGCCTTCCTCTTCTCCATTGAGACCCAGACAACCATCGGCTATGGCTTCAGGTGCGTCACGGACGAGTGCCCCATCGCTGTGTTCATGGTGGTGTTCCAGTCCATCGTGGGCTGCATCATCGACGCCTTCATCATCGGTGCCGTGATGGCAAAGATGGCAAAgcccaagaaaagaaatgagacgCTCGTCTTCAGTCACAACGCTGTGATTGCCATGAGGGACGGCAAACTGTGCCTGATGTGGAGGGTGGGCAACCTGCGGAAGAGCCACCTGGTGGAGGCTCATGTCCGAGCCCAGCTCTTGAAGTCCAGGATCACTTCAGAAGGGGAGTATATACCCCTGGATCAGATAGACATCAATGTTGGCTTCGACAGTGGGATTGACCGCATATTTCTAGTGTCCCCCATCACCATTGTCCATGAGATTGATGAAGACAGTCCTTTGTATGATTTGAGTAAACAGGACATCGACAATGCAGACTTTGAAATCGTTGTCATCCTCGAAGGCATGGTGGAAGCCACTGCCATGACCACGCAGTGTCGGAGCTCTTACCTGGCCAATGAAATCCTTTGGGGTCACCGCTATGAGCCAGTGCTCTTTGAGGAAAAGCACTATTACAAAGTGGATTATTCAAGGTTCCATAAAACCTATGAAGTACCCAATACACCCCTGTGTAGTGCAAGAGACTTagcagaaaagaaatatatcCTCTCCAATGCTAATTCATTTTGCTATGAAAATGAAGTTGCCCTCACAAGCAAGGAGGAAGACAGTGACAATGGGGTCCCGGAAAGCACCAGTACAGATTCACCTCCTGACATAGACCTCCACAACCAGGCCAGCGTACCtctagaacccaggccattacgGCGAGAATCAGAGATATGA